The Flavobacterium praedii genome window below encodes:
- a CDS encoding NAD(P)/FAD-dependent oxidoreductase → MPQELLLQVSPEIASNESLLKDYLSKQIKVSAKDIQHVAILKRSIDARQKAIKINLKVLIYLKGEPFKEHKIELPDYKNVSSAQEVIVVGAGPAGLFAALQLIELGLKPIVIERGKDVRGRRRDLKAINRDHIVDEDSNYCFGEGGAGTYSDGKLYTRSKKRGDVTRILELLVAFGASGDILVDAHPHIGTNKLPQIIQDIREKIIERGGKVLFETRVTDILIKNNEVEGIVTQKGDTILANKLILATGHSARDIFELLDRKKVLIEAKPFALGVRAEHPQSLIDSIQYSCDYRGEHLPPAPYSIVKQVNGRGMYSFCMCPGGVIAPCATSPGEVVTNGWSPSKRDQATANSGIVIELKLEDFKPFEKFGALAGMEFQKSIEQKAWHLAGQTQKVPAQRMVDFTQNKVSSSIPKTSYVPGTTSVEMGQVFPGFLSQILREGFTEFGKSMKGYLTNEAILHAPESRTSSPVRIPRDAISYEHLQIKGLYPCGEGAGYAGGIISAAIDGEKCALKIAEVLK, encoded by the coding sequence ATGCCACAAGAACTCCTATTACAAGTTTCACCAGAAATCGCTTCCAATGAGTCGTTACTCAAAGATTATTTGTCCAAACAAATAAAAGTTTCGGCCAAAGATATTCAGCATGTTGCTATTTTGAAACGATCCATTGATGCCCGTCAAAAGGCAATCAAAATCAATTTGAAGGTTTTGATTTATTTAAAAGGAGAGCCTTTTAAGGAACATAAAATAGAACTTCCCGATTATAAGAATGTATCATCTGCACAAGAAGTTATTGTTGTTGGAGCAGGGCCAGCAGGACTTTTTGCTGCTTTACAATTGATCGAATTGGGGTTGAAACCAATAGTTATCGAACGCGGGAAAGACGTTCGTGGTCGTCGTCGCGATTTGAAAGCGATCAATAGAGATCATATTGTTGATGAAGATTCCAATTATTGTTTTGGAGAAGGTGGAGCAGGAACTTATTCAGACGGAAAATTATATACAAGATCTAAAAAACGTGGAGATGTTACCAGAATTTTAGAATTATTGGTTGCTTTTGGAGCTTCGGGAGACATTTTAGTTGATGCTCATCCGCATATTGGAACCAATAAATTACCTCAAATTATTCAAGATATTCGAGAAAAAATTATCGAACGTGGTGGGAAAGTCTTATTCGAAACACGGGTTACCGATATTTTGATAAAGAATAATGAAGTAGAAGGAATTGTAACTCAAAAAGGAGATACTATTTTAGCGAATAAATTAATTCTAGCTACGGGACATTCTGCTCGTGATATTTTTGAATTATTAGATAGAAAAAAAGTACTTATAGAAGCCAAGCCTTTTGCCTTGGGCGTAAGAGCCGAACATCCACAATCACTAATTGACAGCATTCAATACAGTTGCGATTACCGAGGTGAACATTTGCCGCCAGCTCCTTATTCGATAGTGAAGCAGGTTAATGGTCGCGGTATGTACTCGTTTTGTATGTGTCCAGGAGGTGTAATTGCACCATGTGCCACTAGTCCTGGAGAAGTGGTTACCAATGGTTGGTCTCCATCCAAACGAGATCAAGCTACTGCCAATTCTGGAATTGTTATCGAATTGAAATTGGAGGATTTCAAGCCTTTTGAAAAGTTTGGCGCTCTTGCTGGAATGGAATTTCAAAAAAGTATCGAGCAAAAGGCATGGCATTTAGCAGGACAGACTCAAAAAGTGCCTGCACAGCGCATGGTTGATTTTACACAAAATAAAGTTTCATCAAGTATCCCAAAAACATCTTATGTTCCTGGGACTACTTCGGTAGAAATGGGACAAGTATTTCCTGGATTTTTATCTCAAATATTAAGAGAAGGATTTACAGAATTCGGAAAATCTATGAAAGGCTATCTAACAAATGAAGCCATTTTACATGCGCCAGAATCGAGAACTTCTTCACCTGTTCGTATTCCTAGGGATGCTATTTCTTATGAGCATTTGCAAATAAAAGGATTGTATCCATGCGGAGAAGGTGCTGGTTATGCAGGCGGAATTATTTCGGCAGCGATTGATGGCGAAAAATGTGCTTTGAAAATAGCGGAGGTACTGAAATAG
- a CDS encoding type II toxin-antitoxin system RelE family toxin gives MKVEYLKQFSKDVSKINDESLKTNLFDVIIVLKNTENLNLISNLRKMKGHSEAYRIRIGKYRLGFYFDGEVIELARFAKREDIYKLFP, from the coding sequence ATGAAAGTTGAATACTTGAAGCAATTTTCTAAAGATGTATCCAAAATTAATGATGAATCGTTGAAAACTAATTTATTTGATGTTATTATAGTTTTAAAAAACACAGAAAATTTAAATTTGATATCTAATCTAAGAAAGATGAAAGGTCATTCAGAAGCTTACAGAATAAGAATTGGAAAATATAGATTAGGATTTTACTTTGATGGAGAAGTGATAGAATTAGCTAGATTTGCCAAAAGAGAAGATATTTACAAGCTTTTTCCATAA